One region of Streptomyces davaonensis JCM 4913 genomic DNA includes:
- a CDS encoding helix-turn-helix transcriptional regulator produces the protein MLWQVETQSVSPVFVGRAEELQTLKDALARADTGEPQALLLGGEAGVGKTRLVEEFAHHATDGGAVVALGGCVEIGADGLPFAPFSTALRALRHALPTELAAAAQGQEEELARLLPELGATGPGRHDENGTARLFELTARLLERVTADRTVVLALEDLHWADASTRHLLAYLLRTLRTGRLVVLATYRADDIHRRHPLRPLLAELDRLRTVRRIELDRFTHAEVGRQIAGILAAEPDPDQVDEIFERSDGNAFFVEELAVASHEGCCTGLTDSLRDLLLVRVEALPETAQRVARIVAEGGSTVEYRLLAAVARLAEDDLIEALRAAVGASILTPAPGGDGYRFRHSLVREAVGDDLLPGERSRLNRAYAEALQADPGLVPADERVMRLASYWYHAHDPAKALPAVLDASVTARRRHAYSEQLRLLERAMELWETAPEDVRAGLRPVDYAEAYPPCGCDPATTPLRYLDLMAEAAVAGRLCGERERALKITKRALHLLEAEGDPLRSAWFWIQRSRLIPAQGRGDGWQEIETAKDLVCGLPPSEVHAEVLATVAAWAMVRAPGPDAMTAAERAVEYARMVGATDIELNARLTLGLLVVDAGDIEAGLALMHEVREQALPLGLPSVIGRVHINLGSVLVGIGRPEEALGILQEGLRLTQDRGLRDSEAWIWANLAEALIPLGRWDEATEAAVTAQRTGQVAKPHGCAARCLAHVALSRGHLEEAARHLADGRASYGTHDPMPQNTLPLSRLAIALAATEGRLPDARAELARTLDTGFQPGTQRYAWPLLLAAATAEADARDLPAAQEGRAETLERVLTAVKTLTTDAPVWHAYDQWVRAELQRAEGHTPVDLWSTVVTAFEQLQRPYDLAQVRHRLAEALLTAGDEHDRAPAADLLRLSHAVAEHLGARPLADEVTALAQRARLPLTSDARRPSTDTLGLTTREHDVLRLVSAGRTNRQIAEELFISPKTASVHVSNILAKLGVAGRGEAAAVAHRMGLFAMGDGERVGAG, from the coding sequence ATGCTCTGGCAAGTGGAGACCCAGTCCGTCAGCCCCGTGTTCGTCGGCCGCGCCGAGGAGCTTCAGACCCTGAAGGACGCGCTCGCCCGTGCTGACACGGGCGAGCCGCAGGCGCTGCTGCTCGGCGGCGAGGCCGGGGTCGGCAAGACCCGCCTGGTCGAGGAGTTCGCGCACCACGCCACCGACGGCGGCGCCGTCGTCGCGCTCGGCGGCTGTGTCGAGATCGGCGCCGACGGACTGCCCTTCGCCCCCTTCTCCACCGCCCTGCGCGCCCTGCGCCACGCCCTCCCCACCGAACTGGCCGCTGCCGCCCAGGGCCAGGAGGAGGAACTGGCCCGGCTGCTGCCCGAACTCGGCGCCACCGGCCCCGGCCGCCACGACGAGAACGGCACCGCCCGCCTCTTCGAACTCACCGCACGGCTGCTGGAACGCGTCACCGCCGACCGCACGGTCGTGCTCGCCCTGGAGGACCTGCACTGGGCCGACGCCTCCACCCGGCACCTCCTCGCCTACCTCCTGCGCACCCTGCGCACCGGCCGCCTGGTCGTCCTCGCCACCTACCGCGCCGACGACATCCACCGCCGCCACCCGCTGCGCCCCCTGCTCGCCGAACTCGACCGGCTGCGCACCGTCCGCCGGATCGAACTGGACCGCTTCACCCACGCCGAGGTCGGGCGCCAGATCGCCGGGATCCTCGCCGCCGAACCCGACCCCGACCAGGTCGACGAGATCTTCGAACGCTCCGACGGCAACGCCTTCTTCGTCGAGGAACTCGCCGTCGCCTCCCACGAGGGCTGCTGCACCGGGCTCACCGACTCCCTGCGCGATCTGCTCCTGGTGCGGGTCGAGGCGCTGCCCGAGACCGCCCAGCGGGTCGCCCGGATCGTCGCCGAGGGCGGCTCCACCGTGGAGTACCGGCTGCTCGCCGCCGTCGCCCGGCTCGCCGAGGACGACCTCATCGAGGCACTGCGAGCCGCTGTGGGCGCCAGCATCCTCACCCCCGCGCCCGGCGGCGACGGCTACCGCTTCCGGCACTCCCTGGTCCGCGAGGCCGTCGGCGACGACCTGCTGCCCGGCGAACGCTCCCGCCTCAACCGCGCCTACGCCGAGGCCCTCCAGGCCGACCCGGGCCTCGTCCCGGCCGACGAACGCGTGATGCGCCTGGCCAGCTACTGGTACCACGCCCACGACCCCGCCAAGGCCCTCCCCGCCGTCCTCGACGCCTCCGTCACGGCCCGCCGCCGGCACGCCTACTCCGAGCAACTGCGCCTCCTGGAACGCGCGATGGAGCTGTGGGAGACCGCCCCCGAGGACGTACGCGCGGGGCTTCGCCCCGTCGACTACGCCGAGGCCTACCCGCCCTGCGGCTGCGATCCCGCCACCACACCCCTGCGCTATCTCGACCTGATGGCCGAGGCCGCCGTCGCCGGACGGCTCTGCGGGGAGCGGGAACGCGCACTGAAGATCACCAAGCGGGCGCTGCACCTCCTGGAGGCGGAGGGCGATCCGCTGCGGTCCGCCTGGTTCTGGATCCAGCGCTCTCGGCTGATCCCGGCGCAGGGCCGAGGCGACGGCTGGCAGGAGATCGAGACCGCCAAGGACCTGGTCTGCGGGCTGCCGCCGTCCGAGGTGCACGCCGAGGTGCTGGCCACCGTCGCCGCCTGGGCCATGGTCCGTGCGCCGGGCCCCGACGCGATGACCGCGGCCGAGCGCGCCGTCGAGTACGCGCGCATGGTCGGTGCCACCGACATCGAGCTGAACGCCCGGCTCACGCTCGGCCTCCTCGTCGTCGACGCGGGGGACATCGAGGCCGGGCTCGCCCTGATGCACGAGGTGCGCGAGCAGGCCCTGCCCCTCGGACTGCCCTCCGTGATCGGACGGGTCCACATCAACCTCGGGTCCGTCCTGGTGGGCATCGGCCGTCCCGAGGAGGCGCTGGGCATCCTCCAGGAGGGGCTCAGGCTCACCCAGGACCGCGGCCTGCGCGACTCCGAGGCCTGGATCTGGGCCAACCTCGCCGAGGCGCTGATCCCCCTGGGCCGCTGGGACGAGGCCACCGAGGCGGCGGTCACCGCCCAGCGCACGGGACAGGTCGCCAAGCCACACGGCTGCGCCGCCCGCTGCCTGGCCCACGTCGCCCTGTCCCGCGGGCACCTGGAGGAGGCGGCCCGGCACCTGGCCGACGGCCGCGCCTCCTACGGCACCCACGACCCCATGCCGCAGAACACCCTGCCGCTGTCCCGGCTCGCCATCGCCCTCGCCGCCACCGAGGGCCGCCTCCCCGACGCCCGTGCCGAACTCGCGCGCACCCTCGACACCGGCTTCCAGCCCGGCACCCAGCGCTACGCCTGGCCCCTGCTGCTGGCCGCCGCCACCGCCGAGGCCGACGCCCGGGACCTGCCCGCAGCCCAGGAGGGCCGCGCGGAGACCCTGGAACGTGTCCTCACCGCCGTCAAGACCCTCACCACCGACGCCCCCGTCTGGCACGCCTACGATCAGTGGGTCCGCGCCGAACTCCAGCGCGCCGAGGGACACACTCCGGTCGATCTCTGGTCGACGGTGGTCACCGCCTTCGAACAGCTCCAGCGTCCCTACGACCTCGCCCAGGTCCGCCACCGGCTCGCCGAGGCGCTGCTCACGGCGGGCGACGAGCACGACCGCGCGCCCGCGGCGGACCTGCTCCGCCTTTCCCACGCGGTCGCCGAGCATCTGGGCGCCCGCCCCCTGGCCGACGAGGTCACCGCGCTCGCCCAGCGGGCCCGCCTGCCCCTGACGTCCGACGCCCGCCGCCCCTCAACCGACACCCTCGGCCTCACCACCCGCGAACACGACGTCCTGCGCCTGGTCTCCGCCGGCCGCACCAACCGTCAGATAGCCGAGGAACTCTTCATCTCCCCGAAGACGGCCAGCGTTCACGTCTCCAACATCCTCGCCAAGCTGGGTGTCGCCGGGCGGGGCGAGGCGGCGGCGGTGGCTCATCGCATGGGGCTGTTCGCGATGGGGGACGGGGAGCGGGTGGGGGCCGGATGA
- the gatB gene encoding Asp-tRNA(Asn)/Glu-tRNA(Gln) amidotransferase subunit GatB, which translates to MTTTTDLVSYEDALASYDPVMGLEVHVELGTNTKMFCGCSTTLGADPNTQTCPVCLGMPGALPVVNATGVESAIKIGLALNCEIAEWCRFARKNYFYPDMPKNFQTSQYDEPIAFNGYLDVQLEDGETFRVQIERAHMEEDTGKSTHVGGATGRIHGASHSLLDYNRAGIPLIEIVTKPIEGAGERAPEVARAYVRELRELIKALGVSEARMEMGQMRCDVNLSLRPNGTEKFGTRSETKNVNSLRSVERAARFEIQRHAAVLSSGGTIIQETRHFHEDTGSTTSGRVKEEAEDYRYFPEPDLVPVAPSREWVEEIRAALPEMPLARRTRLLAEWGITALDMQAILNAGALDLIVATIDAGADAASARKWWMGELARSANESGTSLDELAITPVQVARVTELVSKGDLNDKLARQVIEGVLAGEGTPDEVVDKRGLKVVSDDSALGTAVDEAIAGNPGIADKIRGGKVAAAGALVGAVMKATRGQADAARVKELILEKLGVSEG; encoded by the coding sequence GTGACCACCACGACCGACCTGGTGTCGTACGAGGACGCGCTGGCGTCGTACGACCCCGTCATGGGCCTTGAGGTCCATGTCGAACTCGGCACCAACACCAAGATGTTCTGCGGCTGTTCGACGACGCTCGGCGCCGACCCGAACACCCAGACCTGCCCCGTCTGCCTCGGCATGCCCGGCGCGCTCCCGGTCGTCAACGCGACCGGCGTCGAGTCGGCGATCAAGATCGGTCTCGCGCTGAACTGCGAGATCGCCGAGTGGTGCCGCTTCGCCCGGAAGAACTACTTCTATCCGGACATGCCGAAGAACTTCCAGACCTCCCAGTACGACGAGCCGATCGCCTTCAACGGCTATCTCGACGTACAGCTGGAGGACGGCGAGACCTTCCGGGTGCAGATCGAGCGCGCCCACATGGAGGAGGACACCGGCAAGTCGACGCACGTCGGCGGTGCCACCGGCCGTATCCACGGCGCCTCGCACTCGCTGCTGGACTACAACCGCGCGGGCATCCCGCTCATCGAGATCGTCACCAAGCCGATCGAGGGTGCGGGCGAGCGCGCTCCCGAGGTCGCGCGGGCGTACGTCCGTGAGCTGCGCGAGCTCATCAAGGCGCTCGGTGTGTCGGAGGCCCGCATGGAGATGGGCCAGATGCGCTGCGACGTGAACCTCTCGCTGCGCCCGAACGGCACCGAGAAGTTCGGCACGCGCTCCGAGACGAAGAACGTCAACTCGCTGCGGTCCGTGGAGCGTGCGGCCCGCTTCGAGATCCAGCGGCACGCGGCCGTGCTGTCCTCCGGCGGCACGATCATCCAGGAAACCCGCCACTTCCACGAGGACACGGGGTCCACGACCTCGGGCCGTGTAAAGGAGGAGGCCGAGGACTACCGGTACTTCCCGGAGCCCGACCTGGTGCCGGTCGCCCCGTCCCGTGAGTGGGTCGAGGAGATCCGCGCGGCGCTGCCCGAGATGCCGCTGGCCCGTCGTACCCGGCTCCTCGCGGAGTGGGGCATCACGGCCCTGGACATGCAGGCGATCCTCAACGCCGGTGCGCTGGACCTGATCGTCGCTACCATCGACGCCGGTGCCGACGCGGCCTCCGCCCGTAAGTGGTGGATGGGTGAACTCGCCCGCAGCGCCAACGAGTCGGGCACCTCGCTGGACGAGCTGGCCATCACGCCCGTCCAGGTCGCGCGCGTCACCGAGCTGGTCTCGAAGGGCGACCTGAACGACAAGCTGGCTCGTCAGGTCATCGAGGGCGTCCTCGCGGGCGAGGGCACCCCGGACGAGGTCGTCGACAAGCGCGGTCTGAAGGTCGTCTCCGACGACTCGGCGCTCGGTACGGCGGTCGACGAGGCCATCGCCGGGAACCCGGGCATCGCCGACAAGATCCGCGGCGGCAAGGTGGCCGCGGCCGGCGCCCTGGTCGGCGCGGTCATGAAGGCCACCCGTGGCCAGGCCGACGCCGCCCGCGTCAAGGAGCTGATCCTGGAGAAGCTGGGCGTCAGCGAAGGCTGA
- the gatA gene encoding Asp-tRNA(Asn)/Glu-tRNA(Gln) amidotransferase subunit GatA produces MTDNVNIIKLTAAETAAKIASGELTAVQVTEAHLARIEAVDEKVHAFLHVDREGALAQARAVDEKRAKGEKLGPLAGVPLALKDIFTTEGIPTTVGSKILEGWIPPYDATLTKRLKAADVVILGKTNMDEFAMGSSTENSAYGPTGNPWDLTKIPGGSGGGSSAALASFQAPLAIGTDTGGSIRQPASVTGTVGVKPTYGAVSRYGMVAFSSSLDQGGPCARTVLDAALLHEVIAGHDPMDSTSIDAPVPPVVEAARNGSVAGMRVGVVKQFRGEGYQAGVIQRFDESVALLKELGAEIVELDCPSFDLALSAYYLIAPSECSSNLARFDGLRYGLRTGDDGTNSAEAVTSLTREAGFGPEVKRRIMLGTYALSSGYYDAYYGSAQKVRTLITRDFEKAFEQVDVIVSPTTPTTAFAIGERADDPMAMYLADLCTIPTNLAGNAAMSLPCGLAPEDNLPVGLQIIAPAMQDDRLYKVGAAVEAAFVEKWGHPLLEEAPSL; encoded by the coding sequence ATGACGGACAACGTCAACATCATCAAGCTCACCGCCGCCGAGACCGCCGCGAAGATCGCCTCCGGCGAGCTCACGGCCGTCCAGGTCACCGAGGCCCACCTCGCCCGCATCGAGGCCGTCGACGAGAAGGTGCACGCCTTCCTGCACGTCGACCGCGAGGGCGCCCTCGCGCAGGCCCGCGCCGTCGACGAGAAGCGCGCCAAGGGCGAGAAGCTCGGGCCGCTCGCCGGCGTCCCGCTCGCGCTCAAGGACATCTTCACCACCGAGGGCATCCCGACGACCGTCGGCTCGAAGATCCTCGAGGGCTGGATTCCGCCGTACGACGCCACCCTCACCAAGCGGCTCAAGGCCGCTGACGTCGTCATCCTCGGCAAGACCAACATGGACGAGTTCGCCATGGGGTCGAGCACCGAGAACAGCGCGTACGGGCCGACCGGCAACCCCTGGGACCTCACCAAGATCCCCGGTGGCTCCGGTGGCGGGTCGTCCGCGGCCCTCGCCTCCTTCCAGGCCCCGCTCGCCATCGGCACCGACACCGGCGGTTCCATCCGCCAGCCGGCCTCCGTCACCGGCACGGTCGGTGTGAAGCCGACGTACGGGGCCGTGTCCCGTTACGGCATGGTCGCCTTCTCCAGCTCCCTGGACCAGGGCGGGCCCTGCGCCCGCACCGTCCTGGACGCGGCCCTGCTGCACGAGGTCATCGCCGGGCACGACCCGATGGACTCCACCTCCATCGACGCCCCGGTCCCGCCGGTCGTCGAGGCCGCCCGCAACGGCAGCGTCGCCGGCATGCGCGTCGGCGTCGTCAAGCAGTTCCGCGGCGAGGGCTACCAGGCCGGTGTCATCCAGCGCTTCGACGAGTCCGTGGCCCTCCTCAAGGAGCTGGGCGCGGAGATCGTCGAGCTGGACTGCCCGTCCTTCGACCTCGCGCTGTCGGCGTACTACCTGATCGCGCCGTCCGAGTGCTCCTCCAACCTCGCCCGCTTCGACGGCCTGCGCTACGGCCTGCGGACCGGCGACGACGGCACGAACTCCGCCGAGGCGGTCACCTCCCTCACCCGTGAGGCGGGCTTCGGCCCCGAGGTCAAGCGCCGCATCATGCTCGGCACGTATGCCCTGTCGAGCGGCTACTACGACGCCTACTACGGCAGCGCCCAGAAGGTCCGCACGCTCATCACGCGCGACTTCGAGAAGGCCTTCGAGCAGGTCGACGTCATCGTCTCGCCGACGACGCCCACCACCGCCTTCGCGATCGGCGAGCGTGCCGACGACCCGATGGCGATGTACCTCGCGGACCTGTGCACCATCCCCACCAACCTCGCGGGCAACGCGGCCATGTCGCTGCCGTGCGGTCTGGCGCCGGAGGACAACCTCCCGGTCGGCCTCCAGATCATCGCCCCGGCGATGCAGGACGACCGGCTCTACAAGGTGGGCGCCGCTGTCGAGGCCGCCTTCGTGGAAAAGTGGGGCCACCCGCTTCTTGAGGAGGCTCCGTCGCTGTGA
- a CDS encoding MMPL family transporter: MAALARWCVQRRLVAVLLWLVALVGVSAAAAVAGSAYSNDYEVAGTESGRATQLLQDGFQGLGGDSDTIVWHTDSGTVRAADVQQTMDRTLEKIAELPGVAAVTGPSDEHGAAQVSEDGRTAYATVTFEDSAENIDRAEAQAVVDTAKDAETDGLQVELGGSAVALTESSGGHIAEVVGVAVAAVVLFLAFGSLAASLLPIATALVSVGTAYAGTVLLGHAMTVADFAPMLGMLIGLGVGIDYALFIVTRHRRGLKRGLPVAESITNAVATTGRAVVFAGATVCIALLGMLILRLNFLNGVALAASLTVVLTVAASVTLLPALLSFIGMRALSRRERRRLVEHGPEPELPTGLAARWSAFVERHPKLLGALALVVITLLALPTLSLRLGTSDQGNNPQTATTRQAYDLLADGFGPGVNGPLTLVTHVDGGDDELALDSLDATLRSTEGVASVTPVTYNPAGDTAYLTLIPESSPQSQKTSDLVERLRSEVLPRAETGTSLDLQVGGVTAGYDDFADVIVGKLPLFVGVVVGLGCLLLLLAFRSIGIPLKAAAMNIAAVAAAFGVVVAIFQWGWGSELLGLGRAGPIEPFLPVIMVSVLFGLSMDYQVFLVSRMYEEWLETGDNRRAVRIGLAETSRVINSAAVIMISVFLAFVLSGDRVIAMFGIALAAAVALDAFVLRTLLVPALMHLLGGANWWLPRWLDARLPRISIEPPEARAAHERLADVVEEFDEERRDDVRDIAG, translated from the coding sequence GTGGCTGCACTCGCACGCTGGTGTGTCCAGCGCCGCCTCGTCGCCGTACTGCTGTGGCTCGTCGCCCTCGTCGGGGTGAGCGCCGCCGCCGCGGTCGCGGGCTCCGCGTACTCCAACGACTACGAGGTCGCCGGCACCGAGTCGGGCCGCGCCACCCAGCTCCTCCAGGACGGCTTCCAGGGCCTCGGCGGGGACAGCGACACGATCGTCTGGCACACCGACTCCGGCACCGTCCGGGCCGCCGACGTGCAGCAGACGATGGACCGCACCCTGGAGAAGATCGCCGAGCTGCCCGGCGTGGCCGCCGTCACCGGCCCGTCCGACGAGCACGGCGCGGCCCAGGTCAGCGAGGACGGACGTACCGCCTACGCCACCGTCACCTTCGAGGACAGCGCCGAGAACATCGACCGGGCCGAGGCGCAGGCGGTGGTCGACACCGCCAAGGACGCCGAGACCGACGGGCTCCAGGTGGAGCTCGGCGGCTCCGCCGTCGCGCTCACCGAGTCCTCCGGCGGGCATATCGCCGAGGTGGTCGGGGTGGCGGTCGCCGCCGTCGTGCTCTTCCTCGCCTTCGGCTCGCTCGCCGCCTCCCTGCTGCCCATCGCCACGGCCCTGGTCAGCGTCGGCACCGCCTACGCCGGGACCGTGCTGCTCGGGCACGCCATGACCGTCGCCGACTTCGCCCCCATGCTCGGCATGCTGATCGGGCTCGGCGTCGGCATCGACTACGCGCTCTTCATCGTCACCCGGCACCGGCGCGGACTGAAGCGCGGGCTGCCCGTCGCCGAGTCCATCACCAACGCCGTCGCGACCACCGGACGGGCGGTCGTGTTCGCGGGTGCCACCGTTTGCATCGCCCTGCTGGGCATGCTGATCCTGCGGCTGAACTTCCTCAACGGCGTCGCCCTCGCGGCCTCGCTGACCGTGGTGCTGACCGTCGCGGCCTCCGTGACCCTGCTGCCCGCCCTGCTCTCCTTCATCGGCATGCGCGCCCTCAGCCGCCGCGAACGGCGCAGGCTGGTCGAGCACGGCCCCGAGCCGGAGCTGCCGACCGGGCTCGCAGCCCGCTGGTCGGCCTTCGTCGAACGCCACCCCAAGCTGCTCGGCGCCCTCGCCCTGGTCGTCATCACCCTGCTCGCGCTGCCCACGCTCTCCCTGCGCCTGGGCACCTCCGACCAGGGCAACAACCCGCAGACCGCCACCACCCGGCAGGCCTACGACCTCCTCGCCGACGGCTTCGGCCCCGGCGTCAACGGACCCCTGACGCTGGTGACGCACGTCGACGGCGGCGACGACGAACTCGCCCTGGACAGCCTCGACGCCACGCTCCGGTCCACCGAGGGCGTCGCCTCGGTGACCCCCGTGACCTACAACCCGGCGGGGGACACCGCGTATCTCACGCTGATCCCCGAATCCTCGCCGCAGTCCCAGAAGACCAGCGATCTCGTCGAGCGGCTGCGCTCCGAGGTGCTGCCCCGCGCGGAGACCGGCACCTCGCTCGACCTCCAGGTCGGCGGTGTGACCGCGGGCTACGACGACTTCGCCGACGTCATCGTCGGCAAGCTGCCCCTGTTCGTGGGCGTCGTGGTCGGCCTCGGCTGTCTGCTGCTCCTGCTCGCCTTCCGGTCCATCGGCATCCCGCTGAAGGCCGCCGCGATGAACATCGCCGCCGTGGCCGCGGCCTTCGGAGTCGTCGTCGCGATCTTCCAGTGGGGCTGGGGCAGCGAGCTGCTGGGCCTCGGCCGGGCCGGGCCGATCGAGCCCTTCCTCCCCGTGATCATGGTGTCCGTGCTGTTCGGGCTCTCCATGGACTACCAGGTGTTCCTGGTCAGCCGGATGTACGAGGAGTGGCTGGAGACCGGCGACAACCGGCGGGCCGTGCGGATCGGCCTCGCCGAGACCAGCCGGGTGATCAACTCCGCCGCGGTCATCATGATCTCGGTCTTCCTCGCCTTCGTGCTCAGCGGCGACCGCGTGATCGCCATGTTCGGCATCGCGCTCGCCGCCGCCGTCGCCCTGGACGCCTTCGTCCTGCGCACCCTGCTCGTCCCCGCCCTCATGCACCTCCTCGGCGGCGCCAACTGGTGGCTGCCCCGCTGGCTGGACGCCCGGCTGCCGCGGATCAGCATCGAGCCGCCCGAGGCGCGCGCCGCCCATGAGAGGCTGGCCGACGTCGTGGAGGAGTTCGATGAGGAGCGGCGGGACGATGTACGCGATATCGCTGGGTGA
- a CDS encoding DUF6191 domain-containing protein: protein MFNPFEELFAPGRKHTRDERNRLELTRVDVGDADPGRGPIDLASGKVVVRKPESESEPDED, encoded by the coding sequence ATGTTCAACCCCTTCGAGGAACTGTTCGCACCTGGCCGCAAGCACACCCGCGATGAGCGGAACAGGCTGGAACTCACCCGGGTGGACGTGGGGGACGCGGATCCGGGACGGGGGCCGATAGATCTGGCGTCCGGGAAGGTCGTCGTACGGAAACCGGAGTCGGAGTCGGAGCCGGACGAGGACTGA
- a CDS encoding GNAT family N-acetyltransferase: MYAISLGDDGAELRPLEPWHAEEFLAHLERGRDFINQYVPFGSKAKDTAGAREVLQRYADMRAADTGSLHGLWLDGKLVGGVLFLNFDADSRNCEVGCWLEPAGTGRGLVTRAMRVLLDFAFGERGMHRVEWHAAAANEPSLNVARRLGMSREAVLRENWPHKGVRHDTEIWAILAPEWHDARARATHSDH, translated from the coding sequence ATGTACGCGATATCGCTGGGTGACGACGGCGCTGAACTGCGGCCCCTGGAGCCCTGGCACGCCGAGGAGTTCCTGGCCCACCTGGAACGCGGCCGGGACTTCATCAACCAGTACGTCCCGTTCGGCTCGAAGGCCAAGGACACCGCCGGCGCCCGCGAGGTCCTCCAGCGCTACGCCGACATGCGCGCCGCCGACACCGGCTCGCTGCACGGACTGTGGCTGGACGGGAAGCTCGTCGGCGGAGTGCTCTTCCTGAACTTCGACGCGGACAGCCGCAACTGCGAGGTCGGCTGCTGGCTGGAGCCCGCCGGGACCGGCCGCGGGCTCGTCACCCGCGCGATGCGGGTGCTCCTCGACTTCGCCTTCGGTGAGCGCGGCATGCACCGGGTGGAGTGGCATGCCGCGGCGGCCAACGAACCCAGCCTCAACGTGGCCCGGCGGCTCGGCATGAGCCGGGAGGCCGTACTGCGGGAGAACTGGCCCCACAAGGGCGTTCGCCACGACACCGAGATCTGGGCGATCCTCGCCCCCGAATGGCACGACGCACGCGCGCGTGCCACGCACAGCGATCATTAA
- a CDS encoding SAM-dependent methyltransferase, giving the protein MSDITTPRISDEALTERLTHALYPRSNAYDVRWVIENQMGPNALWLLEWLAPALGLDALRPCARVLDLGCGRAMTSVFLAREYHAQVTAADLWIGPDDNARRIAEAGFADRVLPVHTEAHDLPFAEASFDAIVSIDAYQYFGTNDLYLPTLTRLLKPGGRIGIVVPALREEIDGVEPPEHLRQWWEPDFWCFHTADWWRRHWTRSGAVEVEAADWLDDGWRDWLLWCEVVAEESPEEFHRTMARRVGEMVRADQGRALGFVRLVGRRK; this is encoded by the coding sequence ATGTCAGACATCACCACCCCGAGGATCTCGGATGAGGCCCTCACCGAGCGGCTGACCCACGCGCTGTACCCGCGCAGCAACGCCTACGACGTCCGCTGGGTCATCGAGAACCAGATGGGCCCGAACGCGCTGTGGCTGCTGGAGTGGCTCGCGCCCGCGCTGGGCCTGGACGCCCTGCGCCCCTGCGCCCGCGTGCTCGACCTCGGCTGCGGTCGGGCGATGACCTCGGTCTTCCTCGCCAGGGAGTACCACGCCCAGGTCACCGCGGCCGATCTGTGGATCGGTCCGGACGACAACGCACGGCGGATCGCCGAGGCCGGTTTCGCCGACCGGGTGCTGCCCGTCCACACCGAGGCGCACGATCTGCCGTTCGCCGAGGCGAGCTTCGACGCGATCGTGAGCATCGACGCCTACCAGTACTTCGGCACGAACGACCTGTATCTGCCCACGCTGACCCGGCTGCTGAAGCCGGGCGGGCGGATCGGGATCGTCGTACCGGCTCTGCGCGAGGAGATCGACGGCGTGGAGCCGCCGGAACACCTCCGGCAGTGGTGGGAGCCCGACTTCTGGTGCTTCCACACCGCCGACTGGTGGCGCCGCCACTGGACCCGCAGCGGGGCCGTCGAGGTCGAGGCGGCCGACTGGCTGGACGACGGCTGGCGGGACTGGCTGCTGTGGTGCGAGGTCGTCGCCGAGGAGAGTCCCGAGGAGTTCCATCGCACGATGGCCCGCAGGGTCGGCGAGATGGTGCGCGCCGACCAGGGGCGGGCGCTGGGGTTCGTACGGCTCGTAGGACGCCGTAAGTAG